AGTTTAAATATTTTGGTTCGTTTTCTTTTTTCTCTAAGTAACGTCCACCGAATGCAATGGGTTCACCCATCGGAGAAAAAATGGGGAACATCAAGCGGTCTCTGAAAATATCAAAGTAACCGGGTTTGTTTTGACGAGCTTTTACTAAACGCACTTCTTCGGCAATAGCGATTGGAATTTGTTTTGAAAGCAGATGCTTTTCTAAACCATCCCATGCATCAATGGCGTAACCGATACCGAATGTTTCAATGACTTCCTTAGAAAGACCGCGGCTAGCGATGTATTTCTTTACCGGGTGATCGGAATGCATGCTGTGCAGTTGTTCTGAAAAATAAATAGCAGCTAGCTTATTTGCTTTTAACAACAACTTCTTTTTTTCGACGGCTTGATCACGAACTTCCGGATTTTTTTCAGGAGCCGGCAGTGGAATGCTAGCGCGATCGGCTAGATATTCGACGGCTTCTGGAAAACTCATCCCTTGGTAGTCGCGCAGGAAACTAAAAATGTTTCCTTTTTTGTGGCAACCAAAACAGTTATAGACTTGTTTGTGCTCTGAGACTGAAAAGGACGGCGTTTTTTCGACGTGATCAGGGAATGGACAGCGACCCATAAGGCCGGCCCCGGCTTGTTTTAACTGAGTATATTGGGAAATAATGTCGACGATATTATTCGCCTCAGTCACTTTTCCAATAAAATCTTCAGAATATCTCATGCCACATCCACAACAAGACGTTGAACTTAAGTCCAATTAAAAACAAAAAAGACCCATCTGTTTCAAAAGTTGCCTTTTTCACAAATGAATCTTTTTACGTCTTTATCGCTTAAGCAAGTTTAGACTTAATAACTTCGCTAACGATTTTGTTGTCTGCGGTACCACCGGATTTCGCGATGACTTCTTTCATCACAGGACCCATGTCCTTCACGGTTTTAGCACCCAATGCTGCAATAACTTCTGTTACAAGAGCTTCGATTTGTTCACGACCCATTTGCGCTGGCAAATAAACTTCAAGAACTTTCAATTCAGCAGACTCTTGATCAACTAGATCTTGACGTCCGGCTTGTTGGAATTGATCGATAGATTCTTTTCTTTGTTTAACTAGCTTCTTAAGAACTGCCATAACGTCATCAGCAGTGATGGCTTCAGGGCGAACTTCGATTTCACGGTTTTTGATCGCAGCTTGGAGCATACGAAGCGCTCCCAATTTTGCTGAATCTTTTGCGATCATGGCAGCTTTAACGTCTGCGCTGATTTTTTCTCTGATTTCCATTAAAACCTCCAGGTGCAGATAGAACAGAGGCGACCAGTGGCCGCCTCTTAAAAAGTACTAAATCCCGAATAAACGGTAATTAGTCGTTCCAGCCTTTTCTTGATTTTTTAACTGCGCGTTTACGAGCAGCGATAGACTTCTTTTTAAGTCTCACAGAGGGCTTTTCAAAGTGTTCACGTTTTTTAACTTCAGAAAGGATTCCTGCTTTTTCGCAAGATTTTTTGAATTTTCTGAAAGCAGATTCAAAAGACTCACCGTCTTTGATTCTAACCATTGCCACGACAATCACCTGCCCTTCTAATGTGGAAATAAGAACCAGAGTGTATAACAAAGCAGCATCTGGGGGGCAAGTTTTGAGGTCTTAACGCATAGAGCTAATGGCGTTATAGGCCATTTTTTCAAGGTTACACCACGTATTTAAACCGAAAATCGACTGAAACGCCCGTCAATTAAGCCTAAAATATCGAAAACACAACTCAAACTCTAAACTCCTAAAAGGTGCCTGGCACCTTTTTCAGTCTACGGTGCAGCATTCTTGAAGGGCCTTCAGATGCCTTTATACCCATTTAACGGGGGATCGTTTATAAACGTAGGTTCCATGTTTAAAGGAGTTTTGAACATATGATGGAAGCTTTATCGAACCCGCAACTTTGGATCGCCTTTGCCACTCTTTTTGCTTTAGAGCTGGTACTAGGAATCGACAATATTATTTTCATTTCAATTCTTTCTGGCAAATTGCCTGCCCATGAGCAGAAAAAAGCGCGTACTACAGGCTTAGGCTTGGCAGTTGGAACGCGTATTTTGCTTTTGCTTTCTTTATCTTGGATTATTGGACTAACAGCTCCTTTATTTTCAATGGCGGGTCATGAAATTTCGGGCCGCGATCTGATTCTTCTTCTTGGTGGTTTGTTCCTTATCGTCAAAAGTACGATGGAAATTCATCACAAGCTTGAAGGTGAGGCTGGCAGCACTTCAAAGGGAGTCGCTCATTCTTTTAGCGCCGTGATTCTGCAAATTTTGCTTTTAGATATCGTATTTTCTTTGGATTCTGTGATCACAGCAGTGGGTATGGTTGATAATATTACTGTGATGATCG
This is a stretch of genomic DNA from Bdellovibrio reynosensis. It encodes these proteins:
- a CDS encoding GatB/YqeY domain-containing protein, which translates into the protein MEIREKISADVKAAMIAKDSAKLGALRMLQAAIKNREIEVRPEAITADDVMAVLKKLVKQRKESIDQFQQAGRQDLVDQESAELKVLEVYLPAQMGREQIEALVTEVIAALGAKTVKDMGPVMKEVIAKSGGTADNKIVSEVIKSKLA
- the rpsU gene encoding 30S ribosomal protein S21, which produces MAMVRIKDGESFESAFRKFKKSCEKAGILSEVKKREHFEKPSVRLKKKSIAARKRAVKKSRKGWND
- a CDS encoding TerC family protein, yielding MMEALSNPQLWIAFATLFALELVLGIDNIIFISILSGKLPAHEQKKARTTGLGLAVGTRILLLLSLSWIIGLTAPLFSMAGHEISGRDLILLLGGLFLIVKSTMEIHHKLEGEAGSTSKGVAHSFSAVILQILLLDIVFSLDSVITAVGMVDNITVMIAAVIASTAVMIFAASPISDFVDKHPSLKVLALSFLLMIGFTLIVESLEVHIPKGYVYFAMAFSVFVEFLNIRMRKKADPVKLREIVTKED